The Halichoerus grypus chromosome 15, mHalGry1.hap1.1, whole genome shotgun sequence genome includes a window with the following:
- the CNOT3 gene encoding CCR4-NOT transcription complex subunit 3 isoform X2, with the protein MADKRKLQGEIDRCLKKVSEGVEQFEDIWQKLHNAANANQKEKYEADLKKEIKKLQRLRDQIKTWVASNEIKDKRQLIDNRKLIETQMERFKVVERETKTKAYSKEGLGLAQKVDPAQKEKEEVGQWLTNTIDTLNMQVDQFESEVESLSVQTRKKKGDKDKQDRIEGLKRHIEKHRYHVRMLETILRMLDNDSILVDAIRKIKDDVEYYVDSSQDPDFEENEFLYDDLDLEDIREAQAQALVATSPPSHSHMEDEIFNQSSSTPTSTTSSSPIPPSPANCTTENSEDDKKRGRSTDSEVSQSPAKNGSKPVHSNQHPQSPAVPPSYPPGPPPAASALSTAPGNNGASAPAAPASALGPKASPAPSHSSGTPAPYAQAVAPPAPSGSSAAQPRPPSVQPGGGGGGGNSGGGGGAGKQNGTTSYSSVVADSPAEVALSSAGGGSASSQAPGPPSGPHNPPPSTAKEPSAAAPGGAGGVAPGSGNNTGGPSLLVPLPVNPPSSPTPSFSEAKAAGALLNGPPQFSAAPEIKAPEPLSSLKSMAERAAISSGIEDPVPTLHLTERDIILSSTSAPPASAQPPLQLSEVNIPLSLGVCPLGPVPLTKEQLYQQAMEEAAWHHMPHPSDSERIRQYLPRNPCPTPPYHHQMPPPHSDTVEFYQRLSTETLFFIFYYLEGTKAQYLAAKALKKQSWRFHTKYMMWFQRHEEPKTITDEFEQGTYIYFDYEKWGQRKKEGFTFEYRYLEDRDLQ; encoded by the exons ATGGCGGACAAGCGCAAACTCCAAG GTGAGATTGATCGCTGCCTCAAGAAGGTGTCCGAGGGCGTGGAGCAGTTTGAAGATATTTGGCAGAAG CTCCACAACGCAGCCAACGCGAACCAGAAAGAAAAGTATGAGGCTGACCTAAAGAAGGAGATTAAGAAACTTCAA CGGCTGAGGGACCAGATCAAGACATGGGTAGCGTCCAACGAGATCAAGGACAAGAGGCAGCTCATAGACAACCGCAAGCTCATTGAGACG CAAATGGAACGGTTCAAAGTTGTGGAGCGAGAGACCAAGACTAAAGCCTACAGCAAGGAGGGCCTGGGCCTGGCACAGAAGGTGGACCCTgcgcagaaggagaaggaggaggtgggcCAGTGGCTCACG aacACCATTGACACCCTGAACATGCAGGTGGACCAGTTTGAGAGTGAGGTGGAGTCACTGTCCGTGCAGACGCGCAAGAAGAAGGGTGACAAGGAT AAGCAGGACCGGATCGAGGGCCTGAAGCGGCACATCGAGAAGCACCGCTATCACGTGCGCATGCTGGAGACCATCCTGCGCATGCTGGACAACGACTCCATCCTCGTTGACGCCATTCGCAAGATCAAGGACGACGTGGAGTACTACGTCGACTCGTCCCAGGACCCCGACTTCGAGGAGAACGAGTTCCTCTATGACGACCTGGACCTCGAGGACATTCGTGAGGCCCAGG CACAGGCGCTGGTCGCCACGTCCCCGCCCAGCCACAGTCACATGGAGGACGAGATCTTCAACCAGTCAAGCAGCACACCCACCTCGACCACCTCCAGCTCTCCCATCCCGCCCAGCCCGGCCAACTGCACCACG GAAAACTCTGAAGATGACAAGAAGAGGGGACGCTCGACGGATAGCGAAGTCAGCCAG TCTCCAGCCAAAAATGGCTCCAAGCCTGTCCACAGCAACCAGCACCCTCAGTCCCCGGCTGTGCCGCCCAGCTACCCGCCCGGCCCCCCGCCTGCCGCCTCTGCCCTGAGCACCGCCCCTGGCAACAACGGGGCCTCCGCCCCAGCAGCGCCCGCAAGCGCCCTGGGCCCCaaggccagcccagcccccagccacaGCTCGGGCACCCCTGCGCCCTACGCCCAGGCTGTGGCCCCGCCGGCCCCCAGCGGGTCCAGCGccgcccagccccggccccccaGCGTCCAgcctggcgggggcgggggcggcgggaaCAGCGGCGGAGGCGGAGGCGCGGGCAAGCAGAACGGCACCACCA GTTACAGCTCGGTGGTGGCAGACAGCCCGGCAGAGGTGGCTCTCAGCAGCGCGGGGGGCGGCAGTGCCAGCAGCCAGGCCCCGGGCCCCCCGTCGGGCCCCCACAACCCACCGCCCAGCACCGC gaAGGAACCCAGTGCGGCGgccccaggaggggctgggggtgtggcCCCAGGCTCAGGGAACAACACAGGGGGACCCAGTCTCCTGGTGCCACTTCCCGTGAACCCTCCCAGCTCCCCGACACCCAGCTTCAGCGAGGCCAAGGCAGCCGGCGCCCTGCTCAACGGACCTCCACAGTTCAGCGCTGCCCCAGAGATCAAG gcGCCCGAGCCTCTGAGCTCGCTCAAGTCCATGGCGGAGCGGGCGGCCATCAGCTCCGGCATCGAGGACCCCGTGCCCACGCTGCACCTGACCGAGCGAG ACATCATCCTGAGCAGCACCTCTGCTCCGCCGGCCTCGGCGCAGCCGCCCCTGCAGCTGTCGGAGGTGAACATCCCGCTGTCGCTGGGCGTGTGTCCGCTGGGGCCTGTGCCCCTCACCAAGGAGCAGCTCTACCAGCAGGCCATGGAGGAGGCCGCCTGGCACCACATGCCCCACCCCTCGGACTCCGAGCGCATCCG gCAGTACCTGCCCCGGAACCCCTGCCCGACGCCCCCCTACCACCACCAGATGCCACCCCCCCACTCGGACACCGTGGAGTTCTACCAGCGCCTGTCAACCGAGAccctcttcttcatcttctaCTATCTGGAG GGCACGAAGGCGCAGTACCTGGCAGCCAAAGCCCTAAAGAAGCAGTCGTGGCGATTCCACACCAAGTACATGATGTGGTTCCAGAGGCACGAGGAGCCCAAGACCATCACGGATGAGTTTGAGCAG GGCACCTACATCTACTTTGACTACGAGAAGTGGGGCCAGCGGAAGAAGGAAGGCTTCACCTTTGAGTACCGCTACCTGGAGGACCGGGACCTCCAGTGA